In Entelurus aequoreus isolate RoL-2023_Sb linkage group LG13, RoL_Eaeq_v1.1, whole genome shotgun sequence, a genomic segment contains:
- the rab38a gene encoding ras-related protein Rab-38 encodes MQNNNAKEHLYKILVIGDLGVGKTSIIKRYVHHNFSPNYRATIGVDFALKVLNLDQETVRLQLWDIAGQERFGNMTRVYYREAMGAFIVFDVTRPASFEAVAKWKEDLDSKVTLGNGKHVATVLLANKCDQGRDVLTNNGLKMEQFCQDNGFVGWFETSAKENINIDEAANCLVKHIISSEKDMFQSEVPDTVSPQLEAGQGGTCSSCFRSQ; translated from the exons ATGCAGAACAACAACGCCAAGGAGCACCTGTACAAGATCCTGGTCATCGGGGACCTGGGGGTGGGCAAGACCAGCATCATCAAGCGCTACGTGCACCACAACTTCAGCCCCAACTACCGGGCCACCATCGGCGTGGACTTTGCCCTCAAGGTGCTCAACCTGGACCAGGAGACCGTGCGCCTGCAGCTGTGGGACATCGCAG gccAGGAGAGGTTTGGCAACATGACCCGGGTGTACTACCGCGAGGCCATGGGCGCCTTCATCGTGTTCGACGTGACGAGGCCCGCCTCCTTCGAGGCCGTCGCCAAGTGGAAGGAGGACTTGGACTCCAAGGTGACGCTGGGCAACGGCAAACACGTCGCCACCGTGCTGCTGGCCAACAAGTGTGACCAAGGCCGGGACGTCCTCACCAATAACGGACTCAAGATGGAGCAGTTCTGCCAGGACAACGGCTTTGTGGGCTGGTTTGAGACCTCCGCCAAG GAGAACATCAACATCGACGAGGCCGCCAACTGCCTGGTCAAGCACATCATCTCCAGCGAGAAGGACATGTTTCAGTCCGAGGTCCCGGACACGGTCAGCCCTCAGTTGGAGGCGGGGCAAGGCGGGACCTGCTCCTCCTGCTTCAGGTCGCAGTAA